The following coding sequences are from one Shewanella eurypsychrophilus window:
- the lapB gene encoding lipopolysaccharide assembly protein LapB, producing MLEILFLLLPIAAGYGWYMGRRSVRHNQSSQRKQLSRDYFTGLNFLLSNESDKAVDLFITMLDVDDDTIDTHLSLGSLFRKRGEVDRSIRIHQNLIARPSLTTEQRDIAMMELGKDYLAAGFYDRAEEIFINLVKQDDHSEDAETHLIDIYQVTKEWQKAINIIKSLKRKRQQSLKHNTAHFYCELANEETDISGQIKLLQSAIKQDADCGRAMLILAEKYLDLKEFSKCKDMLSKLLNADIELFADALSTAKQVFQDSHDLGGYSDLLRQGIQNGAGASVAITLAQNMIEQGDNHQAEKLVLDGLYRHPTMKSFQHLMQMHVQQAEEGQAKESLTMLEKLVEQQIKFRPGYRCSECGFPSHRLYWHCPSCKSWGKIKRIRGLDGE from the coding sequence ATGCTTGAGATCCTGTTCTTACTCCTCCCTATTGCTGCCGGCTATGGTTGGTACATGGGGCGGCGCAGTGTAAGGCATAACCAAAGTAGTCAAAGAAAACAATTAAGTCGTGATTATTTTACCGGGCTTAATTTTTTGCTGTCTAATGAATCTGATAAAGCCGTGGATCTCTTTATCACTATGCTTGATGTCGATGATGACACCATAGATACCCATCTTTCATTAGGCTCTTTATTCAGAAAGCGGGGTGAAGTTGACCGCTCAATTCGAATCCATCAAAACTTAATTGCCAGACCAAGCCTGACTACAGAGCAAAGAGATATTGCTATGATGGAGTTAGGCAAAGATTATTTAGCGGCTGGTTTTTACGACCGAGCCGAAGAGATATTCATCAACTTGGTTAAGCAAGACGATCACAGTGAAGATGCTGAGACCCATCTTATCGACATCTATCAAGTGACTAAAGAATGGCAAAAAGCCATCAATATCATTAAAAGCTTAAAGCGCAAACGTCAACAAAGTTTAAAACATAATACCGCGCACTTTTATTGTGAGCTGGCTAATGAAGAAACTGACATTTCAGGACAAATTAAGTTACTGCAAAGTGCAATCAAGCAAGATGCTGATTGTGGTAGAGCGATGCTGATATTAGCTGAAAAATATCTGGACTTAAAAGAGTTTTCGAAATGCAAAGATATGCTGTCTAAGCTGCTCAATGCGGATATTGAGCTATTCGCAGATGCACTGTCAACGGCAAAACAAGTATTTCAAGATAGTCATGATCTCGGTGGTTATAGTGACTTGTTACGTCAAGGCATCCAAAATGGTGCTGGCGCGAGCGTAGCGATTACCTTGGCGCAAAACATGATAGAGCAGGGCGATAATCACCAAGCAGAGAAACTTGTTCTAGACGGTCTATACCGTCACCCGACGATGAAAAGTTTCCAACACTTGATGCAGATGCACGTACAACAAGCCGAAGAGGGTCAAGCTAAAGAAAGTTTGACTATGCTAGAGAAGCTGGTTGAGCAACAGATAAAATTTAGACCCGGTTACCGTTGTAGTGAATGTGGCTTTCCTTCTCATCGGCTTTATTGGCATTGTCCATCTTGTAAAAGCTGGGGCAAGATTAAGAGAATTCGTGGTTTAGATGGTGAATAA
- a CDS encoding LapA family protein produces the protein MRSFIVTVLVALLFFLALIFGARNEQIVTISYFVAQGEFRLPIVLASVFLAGFVISWFFAIYHITKLKLALRNASKKNFQLESQLNMVSPTQDDT, from the coding sequence GTGCGGTCATTTATCGTCACAGTGTTAGTAGCACTACTTTTCTTTTTAGCCTTAATTTTCGGCGCGCGTAACGAGCAGATCGTTACTATTAGTTATTTCGTCGCTCAAGGCGAGTTCAGACTTCCTATTGTGCTTGCTTCTGTATTTCTTGCCGGTTTTGTCATTAGCTGGTTTTTTGCTATTTATCACATAACCAAACTTAAATTAGCCCTAAGAAATGCCAGTAAGAAAAACTTTCAACTTGAATCTCAACTGAACATGGTGAGTCCAACCCAGGACGACACTTAA
- a CDS encoding DUF1904 domain-containing protein, producing MPHIRMRGLPEDVVATVSCTLLDQLADLCQVNAQGFTLDWIPSLSYRDGKVDLSITQVEVLWFAKDPETHDKVEQAIREAVSKAYPELQQLAVMFRELKPSCYYRDGKHF from the coding sequence ATGCCTCATATTCGCATGCGGGGACTACCAGAAGACGTTGTAGCTACTGTGAGTTGTACTTTACTCGACCAGTTAGCTGACCTCTGTCAAGTCAATGCCCAAGGCTTTACTTTAGACTGGATCCCTAGTTTGAGTTACCGCGATGGCAAAGTTGATCTAAGCATTACACAAGTTGAAGTGCTTTGGTTTGCAAAAGATCCCGAAACCCACGATAAAGTAGAACAGGCGATCCGTGAAGCTGTTTCAAAGGCTTATCCGGAATTACAGCAACTCGCTGTGATGTTTAGAGAACTTAAGCCTAGTTGTTACTATCGTGACGGTAAGCATTTTTAA
- a CDS encoding DUF2058 domain-containing protein, with product MANPFQEQLLKAGLVSKQKVQKAKTQKRRDRKAKVDDGSAELKQQIAAKKLEQAAKDKALNEQRFEQANEKGLVRGLVTEFTRLAIKLPQSAEIKFNFTHNNKIFSMYVNDKLQTQLLNGQLGIVRHEDASYLVPHKLAERVNILVPQWCGYLWVQDDNSQVVEEDDPYADYVIPDDLMW from the coding sequence ATGGCAAATCCATTTCAAGAACAACTATTGAAGGCTGGCCTAGTCAGTAAGCAAAAAGTTCAAAAAGCGAAAACGCAGAAAAGGCGTGATCGTAAGGCCAAAGTTGATGATGGGTCAGCTGAATTAAAGCAACAGATTGCAGCGAAAAAGCTGGAGCAAGCTGCTAAAGATAAAGCCTTGAATGAGCAGAGATTTGAACAAGCTAACGAGAAAGGCTTAGTTCGTGGTCTAGTTACAGAATTTACTCGCCTCGCCATAAAACTGCCGCAAAGCGCCGAGATCAAGTTTAATTTCACTCACAATAATAAAATATTCTCTATGTATGTGAATGATAAATTGCAAACGCAACTGCTTAATGGGCAACTGGGTATCGTTCGTCATGAAGATGCTAGTTACTTAGTGCCACATAAACTCGCCGAGCGAGTCAATATCTTAGTGCCCCAGTGGTGTGGTTACCTTTGGGTGCAAGATGATAACAGCCAAGTGGTTGAAGAAGATGATCCTTATGCAGATTATGTCATCCCAGATGATTTGATGTGGTAA
- a CDS encoding acyl-CoA dehydrogenase: MNPYQAPLAEMKFLLDKVFDAPQTWASLPAIAEHVDMDTAVAIMDEADKISRELLHPINRNGDEQGVVHQDDKVITPDGYKEAYNQYAEGGWVGLCGDPELGGMGMPKMLGVLVDEMAYSACNAFTLYGSLTAGAALCINAHGSEALKEKYLPQLYSGEWAGAMDMTEPQAGSDLRGIRTKAVPLDDGSYSITGSKIFITGGDHDLTENIIHLVLAKLPGSKGISLFLVPKIKVDDTGNLGESNGVTVGSIEHKMGLKASSTCVMNYDEAQGYLIGKPNRGLVCMFTMMNYERLAIGIQGLGTSQAAYQMAADYAKERVQGIAAGGSPTGADSDPIIVHGDVRRMLLNIRVLTEAGRALSVLTAKQLDIAKYGEGEAKAKASRYVGLLTPVAKAFLSDRGLDAAITAQQVFGGHGYIRETGIEQLVRDTRIAQIYEGTNGIQAIDFLGRKVAGDNLAALTEFVNESIAKLADLQHVDAEQIAKVTGLFEKILTAGAVVNDNKLTSPALINSVAVDFLDAFGHVLYGYFWLIMSDAAVSHSDEDFSSQKRYLSDFYINKMLPKAEYHLAQVLAGDETVMTMPESLF; the protein is encoded by the coding sequence ATGAATCCGTACCAAGCTCCGTTAGCTGAAATGAAATTTTTGTTAGATAAGGTGTTTGATGCGCCTCAAACATGGGCATCGTTACCAGCAATTGCAGAGCATGTAGATATGGACACCGCGGTTGCCATAATGGATGAAGCAGACAAGATCAGTCGTGAATTACTTCATCCTATAAATCGAAATGGTGATGAGCAAGGTGTTGTGCATCAAGATGATAAGGTGATCACGCCAGATGGCTATAAAGAGGCATATAACCAATACGCAGAAGGGGGTTGGGTTGGCTTGTGTGGTGACCCAGAGCTCGGCGGCATGGGGATGCCTAAAATGCTGGGCGTACTGGTGGACGAGATGGCTTACAGTGCTTGTAATGCGTTCACTCTATATGGTTCATTAACTGCAGGCGCGGCCTTGTGTATCAATGCCCACGGCAGTGAAGCCCTAAAAGAAAAATATTTACCTCAACTTTATAGCGGCGAATGGGCTGGTGCTATGGATATGACAGAGCCTCAAGCTGGTTCTGATCTTCGTGGTATACGCACCAAAGCGGTTCCCTTAGATGATGGTAGCTACAGTATCACAGGCAGTAAAATATTTATTACTGGCGGCGATCACGATCTTACTGAAAATATTATTCACTTAGTTTTAGCCAAATTACCTGGTTCTAAGGGGATATCATTGTTCCTGGTACCTAAGATTAAAGTGGATGATACGGGCAATCTAGGTGAGAGCAATGGCGTCACCGTTGGGTCAATCGAACATAAGATGGGTCTAAAGGCCTCATCGACGTGTGTGATGAATTATGATGAGGCGCAAGGTTACCTTATTGGTAAACCTAATCGTGGCCTAGTATGTATGTTCACCATGATGAACTACGAACGTCTTGCCATCGGTATTCAAGGGTTAGGTACATCACAAGCTGCTTACCAAATGGCCGCGGATTATGCCAAAGAACGTGTTCAGGGGATTGCTGCAGGTGGCTCACCAACAGGCGCTGACAGCGACCCTATTATTGTTCATGGTGATGTACGTCGTATGTTACTTAATATCCGTGTGTTAACCGAAGCAGGTAGAGCACTTTCTGTATTAACGGCTAAGCAGCTCGACATCGCTAAATATGGCGAGGGAGAGGCCAAAGCAAAGGCCAGCCGTTATGTTGGTTTGCTGACTCCTGTTGCAAAGGCATTTCTGAGTGATCGAGGCCTTGATGCAGCGATTACTGCCCAGCAAGTGTTTGGTGGGCACGGGTACATTCGTGAAACAGGTATCGAACAGCTTGTCCGCGATACCCGTATTGCTCAAATTTATGAAGGCACCAATGGCATCCAAGCCATCGACTTTCTTGGGCGCAAGGTAGCAGGAGATAATCTAGCCGCATTGACTGAGTTCGTTAATGAATCGATTGCTAAGTTAGCAGATCTTCAGCATGTTGACGCTGAACAAATAGCCAAAGTCACAGGCTTGTTTGAGAAAATCTTAACAGCAGGAGCGGTTGTTAACGACAATAAGCTCACAAGTCCAGCTCTGATCAATAGCGTTGCCGTAGATTTCCTTGATGCATTTGGCCATGTGCTCTATGGATATTTCTGGTTAATCATGTCTGATGCCGCGGTATCACATTCAGATGAAGACTTTAGTAGCCAAAAACGTTATCTCAGCGATTTTTACATCAATAAAATGCTACCGAAAGCCGAGTACCACTTAGCGCAGGTGTTAGCGGGAGATGAAACCGTGATGACGATGCCAGAGTCTCTTTTCTAA
- the ihfB gene encoding integration host factor subunit beta gives MTKSELIEKLATRQSQLSAKEVESAIKEMLEQMAETLEGGDRIEIRGFGSFSLHFRAPRTGRNPKTGTSVELDGKYVPHFKPGKELRERVDAINA, from the coding sequence ATGACAAAATCCGAACTGATCGAAAAACTTGCCACTAGGCAGTCGCAGCTGTCGGCTAAAGAAGTGGAAAGCGCAATCAAAGAGATGTTGGAGCAAATGGCTGAGACATTAGAAGGCGGTGATCGAATAGAGATCCGTGGCTTTGGTAGTTTTTCTCTTCACTTCCGTGCACCACGTACTGGTCGTAACCCAAAAACTGGAACCTCAGTTGAATTGGATGGCAAGTATGTACCGCACTTTAAGCCTGGCAAAGAACTGCGCGAACGTGTCGATGCGATCAACGCATAA
- the dacB gene encoding D-alanyl-D-alanine carboxypeptidase/D-alanyl-D-alanine-endopeptidase has protein sequence MRFFVKTCILFVSLSSVAIGDEYFSNLLSIIKPPHSHTAIIVTNLVTGEVIFEQNPETLLLPASTMKLLTAVAATSALGNDFKFSTQVFSHFPIRNGVIPGDVYIQFSGDPTLTTLDLRALFKQLSLQGLSQIKGNVYLIGQENEQLQAPGWVWDDLGICYAAPVSSFVINRNCIHGQLKPKLASNKSQLTLASYLPVVIDNTAIFDKTGKSDFCELDLKRFAKNQFSLSGCYAGTQAIKLAIAITDPALFTKDSVTQILKTSLIKLDGQVQITHQQPVYTSLIASHQSHSLPELIKVMLLKSDNLIADSLVKQLGQITFNLPGNFTNGSLALKRILTHEGIELTHAKIVDGSGLSRYNLLSASQLSQVLSLIYTDERFSRLFASLPVAGVSGTLKYKHAFNKPPLREHILAKTGSMQGVDNLAGFISRDDDDDLLFVILENGQSAVEKKNQLAPFSALFLQSLMDHPSKQENILSSSTASPSQAK, from the coding sequence ATGCGATTTTTTGTTAAAACCTGTATCCTTTTTGTCAGCCTTTCATCTGTAGCGATTGGCGATGAATATTTTTCAAATCTTTTGTCTATCATCAAACCTCCCCACTCTCACACAGCAATAATAGTGACAAATCTAGTCACCGGTGAGGTGATTTTTGAACAGAACCCAGAAACTTTACTACTACCAGCAAGTACCATGAAGCTGTTAACTGCCGTTGCCGCCACTTCTGCCTTGGGAAACGATTTTAAATTTTCGACTCAAGTGTTCTCTCATTTCCCAATAAGAAACGGCGTGATCCCCGGTGATGTCTACATCCAGTTTAGTGGTGATCCAACATTAACCACTCTAGATTTAAGGGCATTGTTTAAACAGTTATCCCTACAAGGGCTGTCTCAAATTAAGGGAAATGTGTACCTTATCGGACAAGAAAATGAACAACTGCAAGCACCTGGGTGGGTCTGGGATGATTTAGGTATCTGTTATGCGGCGCCTGTTTCAAGTTTTGTCATTAATAGAAACTGCATCCATGGTCAGCTAAAACCCAAGTTAGCCAGCAATAAAAGCCAGCTTACTCTTGCTAGCTATTTACCAGTAGTAATTGATAATACAGCTATATTTGATAAAACGGGCAAGTCAGATTTTTGTGAGTTAGATCTTAAGCGCTTTGCTAAAAATCAATTCTCATTGAGTGGCTGTTATGCTGGAACACAAGCCATTAAGCTCGCTATCGCCATCACAGATCCTGCTTTATTTACGAAAGATTCAGTGACTCAAATACTCAAAACTAGCCTGATAAAACTAGATGGACAAGTACAAATAACCCATCAGCAGCCTGTATATACAAGCTTGATAGCATCACATCAATCTCACTCTTTGCCTGAATTAATCAAGGTTATGCTGCTCAAATCCGACAATTTGATTGCCGATAGTTTAGTCAAACAACTCGGACAGATAACCTTTAATCTACCGGGTAATTTCACTAATGGCAGCCTGGCACTTAAACGCATTTTGACCCATGAAGGGATTGAGCTTACGCATGCGAAAATAGTCGATGGTTCAGGGTTATCTCGATACAATTTGCTCAGTGCAAGCCAGTTAAGCCAAGTGTTAAGCCTCATTTATACAGATGAAAGGTTTAGCCGTTTATTTGCTTCCCTGCCCGTTGCAGGAGTCAGTGGAACTTTGAAATATAAACATGCTTTTAACAAACCACCATTACGGGAACACATTCTGGCAAAAACAGGCTCGATGCAAGGTGTTGATAATTTAGCTGGTTTTATCAGCCGCGATGATGATGACGATCTACTCTTTGTGATCTTAGAAAATGGCCAAAGCGCTGTAGAAAAAAAGAATCAATTGGCGCCATTCAGTGCTTTGTTTTTACAATCTTTAATGGATCACCCTAGCAAACAAGAAAATATATTAAGCTCAAGTACAGCTTCACCTTCACAAGCAAAGTAG
- the rpsA gene encoding 30S ribosomal protein S1 — protein MTESFADLFEESLNELEFRPGSIVTGVVVSIKNGMVLVDAGLKSESPIPAEQFKNAQGELEISVGDTVHVALDSVEDGFGETQLSREKAKRHEAWIVLEKAYEDAETVIGVINGKVKGGFTVELNGIRAFLPGSLVDVRPVRDTAHLENKDLEFKVIKLDQKRNNVVVSRRAVIESESSAERDALLENLQEGQSVKGIVKNLTDYGAFVDLGGVDGLLHITDMAWKRVKHPSEIVNVGDEIDVKVLKYDRERTRVSLGLKQLGEDPWLEISKRYPENTRLTGRVTNLTDYGCFVEIEEGVEGLVHVSEMDWTNKNIHPSKVVNLGDEVEVLVLDIDEERRRISLGLKQCKVNPWDDFAERFNKGDKVTGKIKSITDFGIFIGLDGGIDGLVHLSDISWNGTGEEAVADYKKGDEINAVVLSVDPERERISLGVKQTEDDPFNAYLADKKKGTVVNGTVTAVDAKGVTIELAETVEGYLRVSDISRERIEDASTVYSVGDAVESKFMGVDRKNRTISLSIKAKDEAEEKEAMASLNKQEDAVMSSAMAEAFKAARK, from the coding sequence ATGACTGAATCTTTTGCTGATCTATTTGAAGAATCCCTAAATGAACTTGAGTTCCGCCCTGGTTCAATTGTAACTGGTGTCGTTGTATCGATTAAAAACGGTATGGTACTGGTTGACGCAGGTCTTAAGTCAGAAAGCCCAATCCCAGCAGAACAGTTCAAGAACGCTCAAGGCGAACTTGAAATCTCTGTTGGTGACACTGTGCATGTTGCGCTTGACTCTGTTGAAGATGGCTTCGGTGAGACTCAACTTTCTCGCGAAAAAGCTAAGCGTCATGAAGCTTGGATTGTTCTAGAAAAAGCGTACGAAGATGCTGAGACTGTTATCGGTGTCATCAATGGTAAGGTTAAAGGCGGTTTCACTGTTGAATTAAACGGTATCCGTGCATTCCTACCTGGTTCTCTAGTTGACGTTCGCCCAGTTCGCGATACAGCTCACCTAGAAAACAAAGATCTAGAATTCAAAGTTATCAAGTTAGACCAGAAGCGCAACAACGTTGTTGTTTCTCGTCGTGCTGTTATCGAATCTGAAAGCAGTGCAGAGCGTGATGCTCTTCTTGAGAACCTACAAGAAGGTCAATCAGTTAAGGGTATCGTTAAGAACCTAACTGACTACGGTGCATTCGTAGACCTTGGTGGTGTTGACGGTCTTCTACATATCACTGATATGGCTTGGAAGCGTGTTAAGCACCCATCTGAAATCGTTAATGTTGGCGATGAGATTGACGTTAAAGTACTTAAGTATGACCGTGAGCGCACTCGTGTTTCACTAGGTCTTAAGCAACTTGGCGAAGATCCATGGTTAGAAATCAGCAAGCGCTACCCAGAAAACACACGTTTGACTGGTCGCGTTACTAACCTAACTGACTACGGTTGTTTCGTTGAAATCGAAGAAGGCGTTGAAGGTCTTGTTCACGTTTCTGAAATGGATTGGACTAACAAGAACATCCACCCATCAAAGGTTGTTAACCTAGGTGATGAAGTTGAAGTTCTAGTTCTTGACATCGATGAAGAGCGTCGTCGTATTTCTCTTGGCCTTAAGCAGTGTAAAGTTAACCCGTGGGATGACTTCGCAGAGCGCTTTAACAAGGGTGATAAAGTAACTGGTAAGATCAAGTCAATCACTGACTTCGGTATCTTCATCGGTCTTGACGGTGGCATCGACGGTCTAGTTCACCTTTCTGATATTTCTTGGAACGGTACTGGCGAAGAAGCTGTTGCTGATTACAAGAAAGGCGACGAGATCAACGCAGTTGTTCTTTCTGTTGACCCTGAGCGCGAGCGTATCAGTCTTGGTGTTAAGCAGACTGAAGACGATCCATTCAACGCTTACCTTGCTGATAAGAAGAAGGGAACTGTTGTTAACGGTACTGTTACAGCTGTTGACGCTAAAGGCGTTACAATTGAACTTGCAGAAACTGTTGAAGGTTACCTACGTGTATCTGATATCTCTCGTGAGCGTATCGAAGATGCATCTACAGTTTACTCTGTAGGCGACGCTGTTGAATCTAAGTTCATGGGTGTTGACCGTAAGAACCGTACTATCAGCCTATCTATCAAAGCGAAAGATGAAGCTGAAGAGAAAGAAGCAATGGCTAGCTTGAACAAGCAAGAAGACGCTGTGATGAGCAGTGCTATGGCTGAAGCGTTCAAAGCAGCTCGCAAGTAA
- the pssA gene encoding CDP-diacylglycerol--serine O-phosphatidyltransferase, whose product MLDKLGGIPVQPNAIRWLLTPKALKAELLTRIADAVSSIYIAALYLEDDEAGREVLDALMAAKAKNPELDVKVLVDFHRARRGLIGHKGDSGNYQMYRKVCQAAEHPIEILGVPVKSREFMGVLHLKGFIVDDAVIYSGASINNIYLHQAEKYRFDRYHVIESAELARSMREMIQTYLVNDIAVSSLTQDKNTELLPQKNDVRTLKTRLSSASYKFESTSIGNRVTPVVGLGRKKNKLNKIVVDLVSQSKDALFICTPYFNPPYILARALAKHLKDGKRIDIVVGDKTANDFYIPPEQDFSTIGALPYMYEQSLRKFAKRQQWAIESGQLNIHLWKDGINSYHLKGISADGKRHLITGSNLNPRAWALDLENGLLLHDECGAWRESFEQEQQHILQHTDRLYHYSQIETLNNYPAPVRKIMTRIRRLKADFLLRRIL is encoded by the coding sequence TTGCTTGATAAGCTTGGTGGAATACCAGTCCAACCCAATGCAATTCGTTGGTTGCTTACGCCCAAAGCGTTAAAAGCAGAATTACTGACTCGAATTGCTGATGCGGTTAGCTCAATTTATATCGCTGCACTTTATCTTGAAGATGATGAAGCAGGCCGAGAAGTCTTAGATGCTTTGATGGCAGCCAAAGCGAAGAACCCAGAACTCGATGTGAAGGTCTTAGTTGATTTTCATCGTGCTAGACGTGGCTTAATTGGACATAAGGGGGACAGTGGTAACTATCAGATGTACCGCAAAGTGTGCCAAGCGGCTGAACATCCCATTGAGATCCTCGGCGTTCCGGTTAAGTCTCGTGAGTTTATGGGTGTTTTACATCTAAAAGGGTTTATTGTCGATGATGCGGTGATCTATAGTGGCGCAAGTATCAACAATATCTATTTGCATCAGGCTGAAAAATATCGATTCGATCGTTATCATGTTATTGAGTCTGCTGAACTTGCGCGTTCAATGCGCGAGATGATCCAAACTTATTTAGTCAATGACATCGCAGTCAGCTCCTTGACTCAAGATAAGAATACTGAATTGTTGCCGCAAAAGAATGATGTGCGCACCCTAAAGACTCGGTTAAGTAGCGCAAGTTATAAATTCGAGTCAACCAGTATTGGCAACCGTGTTACCCCAGTCGTCGGCTTAGGGCGTAAGAAAAATAAGCTGAATAAAATAGTTGTTGATTTGGTGTCGCAATCGAAAGATGCCTTATTTATCTGTACACCTTATTTTAATCCGCCTTATATCCTTGCGCGCGCATTAGCCAAACATCTGAAAGACGGTAAGCGTATCGATATCGTTGTTGGCGATAAAACGGCAAATGATTTTTATATTCCACCTGAGCAAGACTTTTCAACGATAGGTGCTTTGCCCTATATGTATGAGCAGTCTTTGAGAAAGTTTGCTAAACGTCAGCAATGGGCAATTGAATCTGGTCAGTTAAATATTCATCTTTGGAAGGATGGTATCAACAGCTATCACCTGAAAGGGATCAGTGCCGACGGTAAGCGACATCTGATCACTGGGAGTAATTTAAATCCTCGTGCTTGGGCATTAGATTTAGAAAATGGTCTATTACTCCATGATGAGTGTGGCGCCTGGCGGGAAAGTTTTGAGCAAGAGCAGCAACATATTTTGCAGCATACAGATCGCTTGTATCACTACAGTCAGATAGAGACATTAAATAACTATCCTGCGCCAGTGCGAAAAATAATGACTCGGATCCGTCGTTTAAAAGCCGACTTCTTACTCAGAAGAATACTATAA
- the pyrF gene encoding orotidine-5'-phosphate decarboxylase, whose translation MNKKSILVALDFDNKDAALQLIDKLDPNMCRLKVGKEMFTLFGPEFIKEIHQRDFEVFLDLKFHDIPNTVAKAVTSAAELGVWMTNVHASGGLAMMQAAKQALEAYGDKAPILIAVTVLTSMSDDDLKLIGIDVPAFEHVQRLAALTKEAGLDGVVCSAHEAKVLKSKLGKDFKLCTPGIRPVGADKGDQHRVMTPPQAIEAGSDYLVIGRPITKADDPLAALKAIHESLS comes from the coding sequence ATGAATAAGAAATCGATATTAGTCGCACTAGATTTTGATAATAAAGATGCTGCTTTGCAACTCATCGATAAATTAGATCCAAACATGTGCCGCCTCAAAGTGGGCAAAGAGATGTTCACCTTGTTTGGGCCTGAATTTATTAAAGAGATCCACCAACGAGATTTTGAGGTATTTTTAGACCTTAAATTTCACGATATCCCTAACACTGTCGCTAAAGCTGTGACTTCAGCAGCTGAGTTAGGTGTTTGGATGACAAACGTACACGCAAGCGGCGGTCTTGCCATGATGCAAGCAGCTAAACAAGCTCTTGAAGCTTATGGTGATAAAGCACCAATATTGATCGCAGTAACCGTACTTACATCAATGAGCGACGATGATCTTAAGTTAATTGGCATTGATGTTCCTGCTTTTGAACATGTTCAGCGTTTAGCTGCGCTGACAAAAGAAGCGGGTCTTGATGGGGTCGTTTGCTCCGCACATGAAGCTAAAGTGCTAAAATCTAAGTTAGGAAAAGATTTTAAATTATGTACACCCGGTATTCGACCTGTCGGTGCCGATAAAGGTGATCAACATAGAGTTATGACGCCGCCTCAGGCAATTGAGGCGGGTTCTGATTACTTGGTGATTGGTAGACCTATTACAAAAGCTGATGACCCATTAGCCGCGTTGAAGGCGATTCATGAGTCGTTGAGTTAA
- the cmk gene encoding (d)CMP kinase, with translation MSERAPIVTIDGPSGAGKGTISQLLAQRLGWKLLDSGAIYRVLALAAIHHNVELDNEESLTLLAAHLDVQFITGSETQGIKVVLEGEDVSTDIRSQECSNAASKVAAFPRVREALLRRQRAFNGAPGLIADGRDMGTVVFPGTPAKIYLTASAEERAQRRYNQLRDNGFDVNIDRLLSEIKERDDRDMNRSVAPLVPADDALVIDTSGIGIEEVLNIALRHIESKLPNLG, from the coding sequence ATGTCAGAACGGGCGCCTATTGTCACTATTGACGGCCCTAGCGGAGCAGGTAAGGGTACAATCAGTCAGTTGCTAGCGCAGCGACTCGGTTGGAAATTACTGGATAGCGGTGCGATTTACCGCGTCCTAGCCTTAGCCGCTATTCATCATAATGTAGAACTTGATAACGAAGAGTCGCTTACTTTACTTGCCGCGCACCTTGATGTGCAGTTCATTACTGGCAGTGAAACTCAAGGTATCAAAGTAGTACTTGAAGGTGAAGATGTCTCAACCGATATCCGCAGCCAAGAATGTTCGAATGCGGCCTCTAAAGTGGCCGCTTTCCCACGCGTTAGAGAAGCATTATTGCGCCGTCAACGCGCATTTAATGGCGCGCCAGGACTTATTGCTGATGGCCGTGATATGGGAACGGTTGTTTTTCCGGGCACACCAGCTAAAATTTATTTGACTGCATCGGCCGAAGAAAGGGCGCAAAGACGCTATAATCAGTTGCGGGACAATGGCTTCGATGTTAATATCGACCGTCTTTTGTCCGAGATTAAAGAGCGTGATGACCGCGATATGAATCGCAGTGTTGCCCCTTTAGTTCCAGCCGATGATGCATTGGTTATTGATACTTCAGGTATCGGGATAGAAGAAGTGCTCAATATTGCATTGAGACATATCGAATCAAAATTACCAAATCTAGGTTAA